A window from Mus caroli chromosome 2, CAROLI_EIJ_v1.1, whole genome shotgun sequence encodes these proteins:
- the Dnajc5 gene encoding dnaJ homolog subfamily C member 5, with product MADQRQRSLSTSGESLYHVLGLDKNATSDDIKKSYRKLALKYHPDKNPDNPEAADKFKEINNAHAILTDATKRNIYDKYGSLGLYVAEQFGEENVNTYFVLSSWWAKALFVVCGLLTCCYCCCCLCCCFNCCCGKCKPKAPEGEETEFYVSPEDLEAQLQSDEREATDTPIVIQPASATETTQLTADSHPSYHTDGFN from the exons ATGGCCGACCAGAGGCAGCGCTCACTCTCTACTTCCGGGGAATCATTATACCATGTTCTTGGACTGGACAAGAATGCAACCTCAGATGACATTAAAAAGTCCTATCG GAAGCTGGCCCTGAAGTATCACCCTGACAAGAACCCTGATAACCCAGAGGCTGCAGACAAGTTTAAGGAGATTAACAACGCACACGCCATCCTGACAGACGCCACGAAAAGAAACATTTATGACAAGTATGGCTCGCTGGGGCTCTATGTGGCAGAGCAGTTTGGGGAGGAGAACGTCAACACCTACTTCGTACTCTCCAGCTGGTGGGCCAAG GCGCTGTTTGTTGTTTGTGGCCTCCTCacctgctgctactgctgctgctgtttgtgcTGTTGCTTTAACTGCTGCTGTGGGAAATGCAAGCCCAAAGCACCTGAGGGTGAGGAGACAGAATTCTACGTATCCCCTGAAGACTTGGAGGCACAGCTGCAGTCTGATGAAAGGG AGGCTACAGACACACCGATCGTCATACAGCCAGCATCCGCCACAGAGACCACCCAGCTGACAGCTGACTCCCACCCCAGCTATCACACCGACGGGTTCAACTAA